A genomic stretch from Pontivivens ytuae includes:
- a CDS encoding MOSC domain-containing protein produces the protein MPVLQSTEITGRVTWLGLVTDRNESLCSAPVDRVEATFNGLEGEYHSGLIRESCARVRTQYAVGTPIRNTRQVSLLSAEELAATGAALELDELPPEWVGTNILIEGIPDFTQLPPSSRLIFERGASLVVDMENAPCQWPAKEIERRRPGHGTGYKPAAKGRRGLTGWVEAEGMILLGDEVRLHVPPQRLYPHI, from the coding sequence TTGCCTGTCCTGCAATCCACCGAAATCACCGGCCGCGTGACCTGGCTGGGCCTCGTCACCGACCGCAACGAGAGCCTGTGCTCCGCCCCGGTCGACCGGGTCGAGGCGACCTTCAACGGGCTGGAGGGAGAGTATCATTCCGGCCTGATCCGGGAGAGCTGCGCGCGGGTGCGGACGCAATACGCCGTCGGCACGCCGATTCGGAACACGCGGCAGGTCTCGCTGCTGTCGGCGGAGGAGCTGGCGGCGACCGGCGCGGCGCTGGAGCTCGACGAGCTGCCGCCGGAATGGGTCGGGACCAACATTCTGATCGAGGGGATCCCCGATTTCACGCAACTCCCGCCGTCCTCCCGCCTGATCTTCGAGCGGGGGGCGAGCCTCGTCGTCGATATGGAGAACGCGCCCTGCCAGTGGCCCGCGAAGGAGATCGAGCGTCGCCGCCCGGGCCATGGCACCGGTTACAAGCCCGCCGCGAAGGGCCGCCGGGGCCTCACGGGTTGGGTGGAGGCGGAGGGGATGATCCTGCTCGGCGACGAGGTCCGGCTGCACGTCCCGCCGCAGCGCCTTTATCCCCACATCTGA
- a CDS encoding methyltransferase domain-containing protein: MALADIEHDWDAGTYDRFRRLRLRPVIHLLSDVPDALPPGPVVDLGCGTGAAGPLLRERFPGRRLIGLDGSAAMLAGVESGIYDDLDDADIAAWVPEEAPALILSNAVLHWLPDHAALFPRLAGFLAPGGLLAVQMPRQFGAPSHRLIEETAARLFPDRFAPRREPPVAPPEMLQAILAPLGDVSVWESEYLHVLDATEDGSHPVRAFTRSTAALPVLAQLDAGERARFFDAYDAALSEVYSPASDGRVMMPFRRQFAVLTV, translated from the coding sequence ATGGCGCTTGCCGATATCGAACACGACTGGGACGCCGGGACCTATGACAGGTTCCGGCGTCTTCGTCTGCGCCCGGTTATTCATCTGCTGAGCGATGTGCCCGATGCCCTGCCGCCGGGGCCGGTCGTGGACCTCGGCTGTGGGACCGGGGCAGCCGGGCCGCTGTTGCGGGAGCGGTTTCCGGGACGGCGGCTGATCGGGCTCGACGGGTCGGCGGCGATGCTGGCCGGAGTGGAGAGCGGCATCTATGACGACTTGGACGATGCGGATATCGCGGCGTGGGTTCCCGAGGAGGCACCCGCCCTCATCTTATCCAACGCGGTGCTGCACTGGTTGCCGGATCATGCGGCGCTCTTCCCGCGGCTGGCGGGGTTCCTGGCGCCCGGCGGCTTGCTTGCCGTGCAGATGCCGCGGCAGTTCGGGGCGCCGTCCCACCGCTTGATCGAGGAGACCGCGGCGCGGCTCTTCCCCGACCGGTTCGCGCCGCGGCGGGAGCCGCCGGTCGCTCCGCCCGAAATGCTGCAGGCGATCCTCGCGCCGCTCGGGGACGTGTCCGTTTGGGAAAGCGAGTACCTGCATGTGCTGGACGCGACGGAGGATGGCAGCCACCCGGTGCGCGCCTTCACCCGCTCCACCGCCGCGCTGCCCGTGCTGGCGCAGCTCGATGCGGGCGAGCGGGCGCGCTTTTTCGACGCCTATGATGCGGCCCTGTCGGAGGTGTATTCTCCGGCTTCCGATGGACGCGTCATGATGCCCTTCCGCCGGCAGTTTGCCGTCCTGACTGTCTGA
- the ftsH gene encoding ATP-dependent zinc metalloprotease FtsH, which yields MGNSKNLAFWLVLFVLVLALFQLFESGSSTARSTTQSYSDFVEAVEAGQVQSVTIDGERVTYTTGAAQYRTIRPIDDSEVYTLLRENDVEVQAEPQQQTGLLAAILPFLPFLLLIGVWIFFMNRMQGGGRGGAMGFGKSKAKLLTEKSGRVTFDDVAGIDEAKEELEEIVEFLRDPQKFSRLGGKIPKGALLVGPPGTGKTLLARAIAGEAGVPFFTISGSDFVEMFVGVGASRVRDMFEQAKKNAPCIVFIDEIDAVGRHRGAGYGGGNDEREQTLNQLLVEMDGFEANEGVILIAATNRPDVLDPALLRPGRFDRQVQVPNPDIKGRQRILEVHARKVPLGPDVDLRVIARGTPGFSGADLANLVNESALMAARTGKRFVTMEDFENAKDKVMMGAERRSMVMSDDEKKLTAYHEAGHAIVGLNVPQHDPIHKATIIPRGRALGLVLSLPERDQLSVTQTKYKSKIAMAMGGKVAEELIFGPENVTSGATSDIQQVTRIARAMVTQFGMSPELGNINYSNEQETYLGTQGNGMSASPEMQRIIDEEVRKLVDEGYDTAKRILTEKADDLERLAQGLLEYETLTGNEITKVINGEPLNRGSDDDTPDTGGKPSITAIPKVGKNRPEGDGAGDPEPQPT from the coding sequence GTGGGCAACAGCAAAAATCTGGCGTTCTGGCTGGTCCTCTTCGTTCTGGTACTTGCGCTGTTCCAGCTCTTCGAGAGCGGCTCTTCGACCGCGCGGTCGACGACGCAGAGCTATTCGGACTTCGTGGAAGCGGTCGAAGCGGGACAGGTGCAGAGCGTCACCATCGACGGCGAGCGCGTGACCTACACGACCGGCGCCGCGCAGTACCGCACCATCCGTCCGATCGACGACAGCGAGGTCTACACCCTGCTGCGCGAGAACGATGTCGAGGTGCAGGCGGAGCCGCAGCAGCAGACCGGCCTTCTCGCCGCGATCCTGCCGTTCCTGCCGTTCCTGCTGCTGATCGGCGTCTGGATCTTCTTCATGAACCGGATGCAGGGCGGTGGCCGCGGCGGTGCCATGGGCTTCGGCAAGTCGAAGGCGAAGCTGCTGACCGAGAAATCCGGCCGCGTGACCTTCGACGATGTGGCGGGCATCGACGAGGCGAAGGAGGAGCTCGAGGAGATTGTCGAGTTCCTGCGCGATCCTCAGAAGTTCTCCCGCTTGGGCGGCAAGATCCCGAAGGGCGCGCTGCTCGTCGGCCCGCCGGGCACCGGTAAGACGCTGCTCGCGCGTGCGATCGCGGGCGAGGCGGGCGTGCCGTTCTTCACCATCTCCGGCTCCGACTTCGTGGAGATGTTCGTCGGTGTCGGTGCGTCCCGCGTGCGCGACATGTTCGAGCAGGCGAAGAAGAACGCGCCCTGCATCGTCTTCATCGACGAGATCGACGCGGTTGGTCGCCACCGTGGTGCTGGATATGGCGGCGGTAATGACGAGCGGGAACAGACGCTCAACCAGCTCCTCGTGGAGATGGACGGGTTCGAGGCAAATGAGGGCGTGATCCTGATCGCGGCCACCAACCGGCCCGACGTGCTCGACCCCGCGCTGCTGCGCCCCGGCCGCTTCGACCGGCAGGTGCAGGTTCCGAACCCCGACATCAAAGGGCGTCAGCGGATCCTCGAAGTGCATGCTCGCAAGGTGCCGCTCGGCCCCGACGTGGACCTGCGGGTGATCGCGCGCGGTACGCCCGGCTTCTCTGGCGCGGACCTTGCCAACCTCGTGAACGAGAGCGCGCTGATGGCGGCGCGGACCGGCAAGCGGTTCGTCACGATGGAGGACTTCGAGAACGCGAAGGACAAGGTGATGATGGGTGCGGAGCGGCGCTCCATGGTCATGTCCGACGATGAGAAAAAGCTGACGGCCTACCATGAGGCGGGCCACGCCATCGTCGGCCTGAACGTTCCGCAGCACGACCCGATCCACAAGGCGACGATCATTCCGCGCGGCCGCGCGCTCGGCCTCGTGCTCAGCTTGCCGGAGCGTGACCAGCTCTCCGTCACGCAGACGAAGTACAAGTCGAAGATCGCGATGGCGATGGGTGGCAAGGTGGCCGAGGAGCTGATCTTCGGGCCAGAGAACGTGACCTCCGGCGCGACCTCCGACATCCAGCAGGTGACGCGCATTGCGCGGGCCATGGTCACGCAGTTCGGCATGTCGCCGGAGCTCGGCAACATCAACTACTCGAACGAGCAGGAGACATATCTGGGCACCCAGGGCAACGGCATGTCCGCCTCGCCCGAGATGCAGCGCATCATCGATGAGGAGGTGCGCAAGCTGGTGGACGAGGGTTATGACACCGCTAAGCGCATCCTGACCGAGAAGGCCGACGATTTGGAGCGGCTGGCGCAGGGTCTGTTGGAGTACGAAACACTAACCGGCAACGAGATCACCAAGGTGATCAACGGCGAGCCGCTCAACCGCGGCAGCGACGACGATACGCCGGACACGGGCGGCAAGCCCTCGATCACCGCGATCCCGAAGGTCGGCAAGAACCGGCCCGAGGGCGACGGCGCGGGGGATCCGGAGCCGCAGCCGACCTGA
- the tilS gene encoding tRNA lysidine(34) synthetase TilS, which produces MLDPEVMAAAAPGPLGVAVSGGGDSMALLVLVQEWAAARGMAVRAATVDHGLRAESAGEAARVAAFCAGLGIPNATLTWEEDGAGGNLQARARSARRTLLAEWAAAHGVGSVLLGHTRDDVAETFLMRLARGSGVDGLAAMTDRWEEAGVTWLRPLLKVGRGELRALLTARGVGWVEDPSNEDPRFDRARMRAALPGLAKLGLDAERLAETAEALTRARRALERDVAEAAQACISERPTGEILISRPALETLPEEIRLRLMSALLLHVGGEAYPPRLDGLNRLLDRATAGETGTLAGCVLRPRGPVWHLRREPNAVAPPTTLTETTVWDGRWRVTTHLEGATVGALGPFPDRGDVPDEVARTLPAVRIGGRIVASPLHPVQQDVSIRLRHFAPRGTPH; this is translated from the coding sequence ATGCTCGATCCGGAGGTGATGGCCGCGGCGGCGCCGGGGCCGCTCGGCGTTGCGGTGTCGGGCGGCGGCGACAGCATGGCGCTGCTGGTGCTGGTGCAGGAGTGGGCGGCGGCGCGGGGCATGGCTGTGCGGGCGGCCACGGTGGATCACGGGTTGCGGGCGGAGAGTGCGGGGGAGGCGGCGCGGGTCGCGGCGTTCTGCGCAGGATTGGGCATTCCTAACGCGACTTTGACCTGGGAAGAGGATGGGGCAGGCGGCAACCTGCAGGCGCGGGCGCGCTCCGCGCGGCGGACGCTGCTGGCAGAGTGGGCGGCGGCGCACGGGGTCGGCTCCGTGCTGCTGGGCCATACGCGAGATGATGTGGCCGAGACGTTCCTGATGCGCCTCGCCCGCGGGTCCGGCGTCGATGGCCTCGCCGCCATGACGGATCGGTGGGAGGAAGCGGGCGTGACGTGGCTCCGCCCGCTTCTGAAGGTCGGTCGGGGTGAGTTGCGGGCGCTTCTGACGGCGCGGGGCGTCGGCTGGGTAGAGGATCCGAGCAACGAGGATCCCCGCTTTGATCGGGCTCGGATGCGGGCCGCACTGCCGGGTCTCGCCAAGCTGGGGCTGGATGCGGAGCGGCTGGCGGAGACGGCGGAGGCGCTGACGCGCGCACGGCGGGCGCTGGAGCGTGACGTCGCCGAGGCCGCGCAGGCCTGTATCAGTGAGCGTCCGACGGGGGAGATCCTGATCTCGCGTCCGGCGCTGGAGACCCTGCCGGAGGAGATCCGGCTGCGGCTGATGTCGGCCCTGCTGCTCCACGTCGGTGGAGAGGCGTATCCGCCGCGGCTCGACGGCCTTAACCGGCTTCTGGACCGTGCCACGGCCGGGGAGACGGGCACGCTCGCCGGTTGCGTACTGCGGCCTCGCGGGCCTGTGTGGCATCTGCGGCGGGAGCCGAATGCCGTGGCGCCGCCAACAACGCTCACCGAAACCACAGTCTGGGACGGCCGCTGGCGCGTCACGACCCATCTCGAAGGGGCGACCGTCGGCGCCCTCGGTCCCTTCCCGGACCGCGGCGATGTCCCGGACGAGGTTGCCCGCACCCTCCCGGCTGTTCGCATCGGTGGGCGGATTGTCGCCTCGCCGCTGCATCCCGTGCAACAGGACGTGAGCATCCGGTTGAGACACTTCGCCCCGCGGGGCACGCCGCATTGA
- a CDS encoding tetratricopeptide repeat protein, which produces MLRHLVLILTLGLAPLTATAQDTTTPPPAAGTGDPLADVLSGQETPPTTLEDLRLTLQRLDEDLQGIRQQLVSTGQVEPGVPFDTTTLNRLDLIETRIRELTGRVEELQFDVRRIAEDGGRRVADLDFRLTELEGGDTSYVAPASDLGGGTSGGSGAGSAPEPQVALTERAAFDAAKARYDAGDTELAVSGFESFLETFPGGPLTSEARFWLGEAHVQQGDNREAALNFLNAFSGSPTSEIAPEALRRLADTLGSIGQVTEACLTYDEALTRFSGQGEDYTTSVLNAKQSLACP; this is translated from the coding sequence ATGCTGAGACATCTGGTTCTGATCCTGACCCTCGGCCTTGCGCCCCTGACCGCCACCGCCCAGGACACGACGACCCCACCGCCCGCGGCGGGCACCGGCGATCCGCTCGCTGACGTGCTGTCTGGGCAGGAGACGCCGCCCACGACGCTGGAGGATCTGCGGCTGACGCTGCAGCGCCTCGACGAGGATCTGCAGGGCATCCGCCAGCAGCTCGTCAGCACCGGGCAGGTCGAGCCGGGCGTGCCCTTCGACACGACGACGCTCAACCGGCTCGACCTGATCGAGACGCGGATCCGGGAGCTGACGGGCCGTGTGGAGGAGCTGCAGTTCGACGTGCGCCGCATTGCCGAGGATGGCGGACGGCGCGTCGCAGATCTCGACTTCCGCCTGACGGAGCTGGAGGGCGGCGACACGAGTTATGTCGCCCCGGCCTCCGATCTGGGGGGCGGTACGTCGGGTGGCAGCGGGGCCGGTAGCGCGCCCGAGCCGCAGGTGGCGCTGACCGAGCGGGCGGCGTTCGATGCCGCGAAGGCGCGGTACGATGCGGGTGATACGGAGCTCGCCGTGTCCGGTTTCGAGAGCTTTCTGGAGACGTTCCCCGGTGGTCCGCTGACCTCCGAAGCGCGGTTCTGGCTCGGCGAGGCGCATGTGCAGCAGGGCGACAATCGCGAGGCGGCGCTGAATTTCCTCAACGCGTTTTCGGGCTCGCCGACCTCCGAGATCGCGCCCGAGGCGCTGCGGCGGCTGGCCGACACGCTCGGCAGCATAGGTCAGGTGACGGAGGCGTGCCTGACCTATGACGAGGCGCTGACGCGGTTCAGCGGCCAGGGTGAGGACTACACGACCTCCGTTCTCAACGCGAAACAGTCGCTCGCCTGCCCCTGA
- the pal gene encoding peptidoglycan-associated lipoprotein Pal → MAPMKYLLAAALAASLAACTTTADQGAGSAATGAGGLGAGGAGAVDQGSLAYFTTTVGDRVFFQTDSSSLDSAAQQTLTRQAQWLQQYPDRTLVIEGHADERGTREYNLALGARRAQAAYDFLVTQGIDAGRMSTVSYGKERPAELCSDPTCWQQNRRAVTVVAGGLTG, encoded by the coding sequence ATGGCTCCGATGAAGTATCTCCTCGCCGCAGCACTTGCCGCATCGCTGGCCGCGTGCACCACCACCGCCGATCAGGGCGCAGGCTCCGCCGCCACGGGCGCGGGCGGGCTCGGCGCGGGCGGTGCCGGTGCGGTCGATCAGGGCTCGCTCGCCTACTTCACCACGACGGTGGGCGACCGGGTGTTCTTCCAGACCGATTCCAGCTCGCTCGACAGCGCGGCGCAGCAGACGCTGACCCGTCAGGCGCAGTGGTTGCAGCAGTATCCGGACCGCACGCTGGTCATCGAGGGCCACGCGGATGAGCGCGGCACCCGCGAGTACAACCTCGCCCTCGGTGCGCGCCGGGCGCAGGCCGCCTACGACTTCCTGGTGACCCAGGGCATCGACGCGGGCCGCATGAGCACCGTCAGCTACGGCAAGGAGCGTCCGGCCGAGCTCTGCTCCGACCCGACCTGCTGGCAGCAGAACCGCCGCGCCGTGACGGTGGTGGCGGGCGGCCTGACGGGCTAA
- the tolB gene encoding Tol-Pal system beta propeller repeat protein TolB, whose translation MLRRAVLSLALALLAAGQAFAQGTQEPLRVTIDRGIVEPVPLAAPDFAARDARAGQFASQITDVVMADLVNTGLFREISSEAFISRNLGVDTQPIFADWQVINAQGLIAGAVSIAPDGRLAVEMRLWDVFGASEIGDGVVFTTDPDNWRRAAHKVADVVYSRLTGEAPYFDSEVVFVDETGPKGQRVKRIGVMDQDGANVRYLTSGSDLVLAPRFSPNGDAVIYTSYATGFPQVYLINLVTGTRTELGAVDGMTFAPRFSPDGSRVILSQTSGANTDIYTIDLATRSRQRLTRSPAIETAPSYSPDGSQVVFESDQGGSQQLYIMSASGGPGQRISFGRGTYGTPVWSPRGDKIAFTKQVDGRFHVGVMNVDGSGEQLLTASYLDEGPTWSPNGRVLMFFRETPGPLGAASLVSVDVTGRNLRYVPTPGGASDPSWSPLRDD comes from the coding sequence ATGTTGAGACGAGCCGTTCTCTCTCTCGCGCTGGCTCTCCTGGCGGCGGGACAGGCGTTTGCACAAGGCACGCAGGAACCTCTGCGTGTCACCATCGACCGCGGGATCGTGGAGCCGGTGCCGCTGGCCGCACCCGACTTCGCCGCGCGCGACGCCCGTGCGGGGCAGTTCGCGAGCCAGATCACCGACGTGGTCATGGCCGATCTGGTCAATACGGGGCTGTTCCGCGAGATCTCCTCGGAGGCGTTCATCAGCCGCAATCTCGGCGTCGACACGCAGCCGATCTTCGCGGACTGGCAGGTGATCAACGCGCAAGGTCTGATCGCGGGCGCGGTGTCGATCGCGCCGGACGGGCGTCTGGCCGTGGAGATGCGGCTCTGGGACGTGTTCGGCGCGTCGGAGATCGGCGACGGCGTGGTCTTCACCACCGATCCGGACAACTGGCGGCGCGCGGCGCACAAGGTGGCGGACGTGGTCTACTCCCGCCTGACCGGCGAGGCGCCGTATTTCGACAGCGAGGTCGTCTTCGTCGACGAGACCGGGCCGAAGGGCCAGCGCGTGAAGCGCATCGGCGTCATGGATCAGGACGGTGCGAACGTGCGCTACCTGACCAGCGGGTCGGACCTGGTGCTCGCCCCCCGCTTCTCGCCCAATGGCGATGCGGTGATCTACACCAGCTATGCGACCGGCTTTCCGCAGGTCTACCTCATCAACCTCGTGACCGGCACGCGGACAGAACTGGGCGCGGTGGACGGGATGACCTTCGCACCGCGCTTCTCGCCCGATGGCAGCCGGGTGATCCTGAGCCAGACCTCGGGGGCCAACACCGACATCTACACCATCGACCTCGCCACGCGCTCGCGGCAACGGCTGACGCGGAGCCCGGCGATCGAGACCGCGCCCTCGTATTCGCCCGATGGCAGCCAGGTGGTGTTCGAGAGCGATCAGGGCGGCAGCCAGCAGCTCTACATCATGAGCGCGTCGGGCGGGCCAGGGCAGCGGATCAGCTTCGGCCGCGGCACCTACGGCACCCCGGTCTGGAGCCCGCGCGGCGACAAGATCGCGTTCACCAAGCAGGTGGACGGCCGCTTCCATGTCGGCGTCATGAACGTGGACGGGTCGGGCGAGCAGCTCCTGACCGCCTCCTATCTCGACGAAGGGCCGACCTGGTCGCCGAACGGGCGCGTCCTGATGTTCTTCCGCGAGACGCCGGGGCCGTTGGGGGCGGCCTCGCTGGTGTCGGTCGACGTGACCGGCCGCAACCTGAGATACGTTCCCACCCCCGGCGGGGCGTCCGACCCGAGCTGGTCGCCGCTGCGCGACGACTGA
- a CDS encoding ExbD/TolR family protein, whose protein sequence is MGAQTIQRSGGGGRRRRRGRAAAMSEINVTPFVDVMLVLLIIFMVAAPLLSSGVPVELPETAAGALPQDDERPLTLSITEDGSVVLLDTPITREELIPRMRAIAAERTSNAVFLRADGSIPYQDVAQVMGALNGAGFNQINLVTSAGGPTLDGASAPAE, encoded by the coding sequence ATGGGCGCACAGACCATCCAGCGCTCCGGCGGCGGAGGACGGCGGCGCAGGCGCGGCCGCGCCGCGGCGATGAGCGAGATCAACGTGACGCCGTTCGTGGACGTCATGCTCGTGCTCCTGATCATCTTCATGGTGGCGGCACCACTTCTGTCCTCCGGCGTGCCGGTGGAGCTGCCCGAGACGGCGGCCGGTGCCCTGCCGCAGGATGACGAGCGGCCGCTGACGCTGAGCATCACCGAGGATGGCAGCGTCGTGCTGCTCGACACGCCGATCACGCGGGAGGAGCTGATCCCGCGGATGCGCGCCATCGCGGCGGAGCGGACGTCGAACGCCGTGTTCCTCAGGGCCGACGGCTCGATCCCCTATCAGGACGTGGCCCAGGTCATGGGTGCGCTGAACGGCGCGGGCTTCAATCAGATCAACCTCGTCACCAGTGCGGGTGGCCCGACGCTCGACGGTGCGTCGGCGCCGGCGGAGTGA
- the tolQ gene encoding protein TolQ, translating to MEAEVLGAASQVDFSLYALFMRATITVKIVMIMLVLASVWSWAIIVDRMLTYRKVRGADAQFENTFWSGQMLDDIHRNVGENPTVPTEAIFAAGMSEWEKAQEGPSAIGGAQQRIDRAMNVVIARESERLNSGLGWLASIGAVSPFIGLFGTVWGIKHAFEEIAIQGSTDLAVVAPGIAEALLATALGLLAAIPAVVFYNKLSQDSDRIAGTFENFADEFAMILSRQLERKAA from the coding sequence ATGGAAGCAGAAGTACTCGGCGCGGCGAGCCAGGTGGATTTTTCGCTGTACGCGTTGTTCATGCGGGCGACGATCACCGTGAAGATCGTGATGATCATGCTGGTGCTCGCATCGGTGTGGTCCTGGGCGATCATCGTGGACCGGATGCTGACGTACCGGAAGGTGCGCGGCGCGGACGCCCAATTCGAAAACACGTTCTGGTCGGGCCAGATGCTCGACGACATCCACCGCAATGTGGGTGAGAACCCGACGGTGCCGACCGAGGCGATCTTCGCCGCCGGCATGTCGGAGTGGGAGAAGGCGCAGGAAGGTCCCAGCGCCATCGGCGGCGCGCAGCAGCGTATCGACCGGGCGATGAACGTTGTCATTGCGCGGGAGAGCGAGCGGCTGAACTCCGGCCTCGGCTGGCTGGCCTCGATCGGGGCAGTGTCGCCCTTCATCGGTCTCTTCGGCACGGTCTGGGGCATCAAGCACGCGTTCGAGGAGATCGCGATCCAGGGTTCGACGGACCTCGCGGTCGTCGCACCGGGTATTGCGGAGGCGCTGCTCGCCACGGCACTCGGCCTGCTGGCGGCGATCCCGGCAGTGGTCTTCTACAACAAGCTGAGCCAGGACAGCGACCGGATCGCGGGCACGTTCGAGAACTTCGCCGACGAGTTTGCGATGATCCTGTCGCGGCAGCTCGAGCGGAAGGCGGCCTGA
- the ybgC gene encoding tol-pal system-associated acyl-CoA thioesterase: protein MAYTTTIRVYYEDTDMAGVVYYANYLKFLERGRSDAVRDAGISQLDMRNAGLVFVVRRVEADYHRPARFDDVLTVETGLEDMRGARFTMPQRVLRGDDLILTARIDCAVMSMDGRVARLPAEIRHKLAELLL from the coding sequence ATGGCCTACACCACCACGATCCGGGTCTATTATGAGGACACCGACATGGCCGGTGTCGTCTACTATGCCAACTATCTGAAATTCCTGGAGCGGGGGCGCTCGGACGCCGTGCGGGACGCGGGGATCAGCCAGCTCGACATGCGCAATGCGGGGCTTGTCTTCGTCGTGCGGCGGGTGGAGGCGGATTATCACAGGCCCGCGCGCTTCGACGATGTGCTGACGGTGGAGACGGGGCTGGAGGACATGCGTGGCGCACGGTTCACGATGCCGCAGAGAGTGCTGCGCGGTGACGATCTGATCTTGACCGCGCGCATCGACTGCGCCGTCATGTCGATGGATGGTAGGGTGGCGCGTCTTCCGGCGGAGATCCGCCACAAACTTGCCGAACTCCTGCTGTAG
- the ruvB gene encoding Holliday junction branch migration DNA helicase RuvB: MSDPIPMTPAEQPEDQDRALRPQSLDDFTGQAEARANLRVFIESARRRGEAMDHTLFYGPPGLGKTTLAQIVSRELGVNFRMTSGPVLAKAGDLAAILTNLDARDVLFIDEIHRLNPAVEEVLYPAMEDFELDLVIGEGPAARTVRIDLQPFTLVGATTRLGLLTTPLRDRFGIPTRLEFYTVDELVSIVERGARLMGAAPTPDGAREIARRARGTPRIAGRLLRRVVDFAVVEGDGTVTRELADRALTRLGVDDLGLDGADRRYLRLLAENYGGGPVGVETIAAALSEARDAIEEVIEPFLLQQGLIARTPRGRMLAHKAWTHLGLAPPRAPGQTDLFDD, encoded by the coding sequence ATGAGCGATCCCATTCCCATGACACCGGCCGAGCAGCCCGAGGATCAGGATCGGGCGCTGCGGCCGCAGAGCCTCGACGACTTCACCGGGCAGGCGGAGGCGCGGGCGAACCTGCGGGTGTTCATCGAGAGTGCACGGCGGCGGGGTGAGGCGATGGACCACACGCTCTTTTACGGGCCGCCGGGGCTGGGGAAGACGACGCTGGCGCAGATCGTCTCCCGCGAGTTGGGGGTGAACTTCCGCATGACGTCCGGCCCCGTGCTGGCGAAGGCGGGGGATCTCGCGGCGATCCTGACCAATCTGGATGCGCGCGACGTGCTTTTCATCGACGAGATCCACCGGCTGAACCCGGCGGTGGAGGAGGTGCTCTACCCCGCGATGGAGGATTTCGAGCTTGACCTCGTGATCGGGGAGGGGCCGGCGGCGCGGACGGTCCGGATCGACCTCCAGCCCTTCACGCTGGTCGGGGCGACAACGCGGCTGGGGCTGCTGACGACGCCGCTGCGCGACCGGTTCGGCATCCCGACGCGGCTGGAGTTCTACACGGTGGACGAGCTTGTCAGCATCGTGGAGCGCGGGGCGCGGCTGATGGGCGCCGCGCCCACGCCCGATGGCGCGCGGGAGATTGCGCGGCGGGCGCGGGGCACGCCACGGATCGCCGGGCGGCTGTTGCGCCGGGTCGTGGATTTCGCGGTGGTCGAGGGCGACGGGACGGTGACGCGGGAGCTCGCGGACCGGGCGCTGACCAGGCTCGGTGTGGATGATCTGGGCCTCGACGGCGCGGACCGGCGCTACCTGCGGCTGCTGGCGGAGAACTACGGCGGCGGACCGGTGGGGGTGGAGACGATCGCGGCGGCGTTGAGCGAGGCGCGGGACGCGATCGAGGAGGTCATCGAGCCGTTCCTGCTGCAACAGGGCCTGATCGCGCGCACCCCGCGGGGACGGATGCTCGCGCACAAGGCGTGGACGCATCTCGGCCTTGCGCCGCCGCGCGCGCCGGGCCAGACGGATCTCTTCGACGACTGA
- the ruvA gene encoding Holliday junction branch migration protein RuvA: MIGKVSGRLDYRMADHVLIEAAGVGYVVYCSERTLAQMPAEGAHVALYTEMVVREDLMQLYGFLTLAEKEWHRLLTSVQGVGAKAALAILGTLGPEGTSRAIALGDVSAVRAAPGIGPKIAARVVNELQDKAPAVMALGASGARQAMAADPAAAPAVPEPAAAPQMVPPPASDGIARADALSALVNLGYAHGEAAAAVAAAEGEDASTLIKAALKALAPAG, from the coding sequence ATGATCGGTAAAGTCAGCGGGCGGCTCGACTACCGCATGGCCGATCACGTGCTGATCGAGGCGGCGGGCGTGGGATACGTCGTCTACTGCTCCGAACGGACGCTCGCGCAGATGCCCGCCGAGGGGGCACATGTGGCGCTCTATACCGAGATGGTGGTGCGCGAGGATCTGATGCAGCTCTATGGCTTCCTGACCTTGGCGGAGAAGGAATGGCACCGGCTGCTCACTTCGGTGCAGGGGGTTGGGGCGAAGGCGGCGCTCGCGATCCTCGGCACGCTGGGGCCGGAGGGGACGAGCCGGGCGATTGCGCTCGGTGACGTCTCGGCGGTGCGGGCCGCACCGGGCATCGGGCCGAAGATCGCGGCGCGGGTGGTAAACGAATTGCAGGACAAGGCGCCCGCGGTGATGGCGCTGGGTGCGAGTGGCGCGCGACAGGCCATGGCCGCCGACCCGGCGGCCGCTCCGGCGGTGCCGGAGCCAGCGGCTGCGCCGCAGATGGTCCCTCCCCCCGCATCGGACGGGATCGCGAGGGCCGATGCGCTCTCCGCCCTCGTCAATCTCGGCTACGCCCATGGCGAGGCCGCCGCCGCGGTCGCCGCCGCCGAGGGCGAAGACGCCTCCACCCTGATCAAGGCCGCGCTGAAGGCGCTGGCCCCGGCGGGCTGA